The genomic stretch TGATCAGAAAGAAGTGTTTATTTACTACGCATCCAGCGATACGCGGATCCATGTAGCAACAACAACCATTGATAAATTGATCGATTATACATTTAATACACCTGCTGATACCTTCCGTTCCCTGGGTTCCGCAGCACAGCGTGCACAATTAATTAAGAAAAATGAGTCCTTATTAAAAGTAACGAAGTAAATCTTTTTTTACGATGTTTGTCGCTGCATAAATTCATTCATCTTCTTTATTCGTTTCCCAGAAGAAGGTATACTTAACATGCATATAACGAATTAATTTTACATCATTAGTTTACTTCATATTTAATCAACACCCGCGGGAATAAAGGAGATGATGTGATGAATAAAAACATCACTATGCGTGACATAGCGAACCAGCTTGGCGTGAGTAGTGTAACCGTGTCAAAAGCACTTAATGATAAAGAAGGCGTAAGTGAAGAGCTAAAGGAACGCATTAAACAACTGGCAAGTGAACTTGGATACCGAGTGAATATGGCAGCTAAAACGATGCGCGAAGGATTAACCTATAACATTGGGGTCATTATTCCTGAAAGATTTACAGGTCCGGATCAGTCTTTCTATCTACGTGTCTACCAAGAAATATCGAAGTCTCTAGAAGCTACTGGATATTATGGGATTTTGCACATCCTTAGCAGTTCTGATGAAGAAGGTCTCCTTCTTCCTAGGATTTACTATGACCGTAAAGTAGATGGTTTTATCGTACTAGGTCAGATTAATAAGCCTTATATTGAAGTGATTGAGAACATAGAACAGCCAAAACTGTTTCTGGATTTTTATGATGAACACTCGAGTATCGATTCTGTAGTCACGGATAATTTTTATGGTGCCTATGAACTTACAAATTATTTAATCCAGCAAGGACATCGGGATATCGCCTATGTGGGTAACCTTTACTCCACAAGCAGTATTCAGGATCGTTTCTTAGGCTATTACAAGTCACTGCTTGAACATCACATTCATTTAGAACCGAAGTGGATTATCAATGATCGGGACGAACAGGGAACCTATATTGACATTGAGCTCCCTTCCCCGCTTCCTACTGCATTTGTATGTAACTGTGACCAAGTCGCATACTCTGTAGTACAGAAGCTCAAACTGATGGGCCACCGGGTACCAGAAGATTGCTCCGTCGTGGGTTTTGATAATGATATTTATGCCACCCTTACAGAGCCACATCTTACGACTATTGATGTCAACATCAATCAAATGGCTCAAACTGCTGTTCAGTCTCTTCTTCGTCAGATCAATCATCCCGATGTTCGATTTGGCAGACTGGTTGTAAAAGGTGAAATCATCTACAGAGATTCCGTAAAATCTTTGAATTCGGCAGCTGCGCCTGAATAACAAAAAAATACAAAAAGGATGCAAAGTATCATAACTCTGCATCCTTTTTTGATTTTATGATTTACATGAAGCTTATCTATGTAGGCGGCCGCTCTGCGGCGGCAAAAAGTGGGTGCACTTTTAGGATGGGAACGTGAGGATTTTTTTTGTTAGGTCCCATAATAAATATCCATTTTCCCTGTTGGAAGAGTGGTCGCATTCCATACAGCAGCCAGGTTATCCGGAGCAATCGTTGCAGCCGTAATATAATCACCAATAAGTTCTGTAGGAATTGGAGATATTCCATTTGGATTAAATGAAGTCGTTGTGACACGCCGATTTGCAAAAGAAGCTCCCCCGTCAAATGATTCAGCAACAAACACATCCAGAAGAAATCCGTCAATCCGGTTCGTATAGTAAATCACACGTATGGTTCCCGTATAAGGCGATACGGTAATAGAAGGGCTGAAGTTTTGTGAACCTGCAGGTGCTCCTGTAATACTAACCGGCGCCGTCCATAGAAGACCATCTGGGGATTTACAGAACAAAATATCGGTATAACCATTTCTTGCATCATTCCATACGCTATATACACTACCGCTATAAGGGCCATTGGAGATATCTGCACCTAAACTTAAGTTGGTCTGAACACGAAAGTTATAATTAGGTACAGGCAGTGGAGAAGGAGCTTTAACTACAGAAGATATAAAGGTAGACTGTCTTTGCACAGGTGGTTGATAGGTGACTCCCCCATCATATGAAATTCGTAAGAAAGCAATGGGATTAATCGGTCCTGTTAATATAAACCCAGCATAGACCTGCCCTGAAAAACCGACCGCAAGTGCAGCACGATCGTGAAAGCCTCGAGGATCTGAAATGCGATCTGGTTCTTCCCAGTTCAGCCCTTGGTCTAAGGAGCGCTGTACAAAAATAGCAGTCGCAGAGGCAGAAAGCGGCGTGTACCCGACATAAGCATTTCCACGGAATGGACTACCGGGTGATCGATCTACTGATATAAAGGGTTCATCATTGTGCACTATCGTGCCATAGCCACGCTTAACAAAGACAGGCGGTGACCATGTTTCTCCGTCATCAAAAGAGGTGTAGCTGATGATTGTACCGTCATTCAAATCATTAAATACATGGACCGTAACAATGAATGTTTGAGGAAATGTATAATCTATCGTAGGTGCTTCTGCTCCTGCGTATCCTGCAGGCTGGGGAAGAATCTCCGTGGTCCATGTTAATCCACCATCTATTGATCGATAAAAACCGGTTCCTGTAGGTCCCGAACTTGTGTCTACCGCTACCACGCATAAGACATTCGGATTTAAAGTGTTTACTGCAATGGAAGGCTCGAACTGCGTACCGCCAAGTCCCGCAGTAATATTAACCACTGGCATTTCGCTCACCCTCTTTTATTAAGAAGTAATGGTAAACTGATCAATATAAGTCATCTCCGATTGAAGAACACGCTGAATAATTTCTCCAGCTGAATCGATCCCATATACGTGCGTTATGGTGCTCGTTGCACTAAAAAAGTCACTTTGAACTTCATAATATCCTGCGTCTGAAAGTGCGTAGAGTAATGTTTTTGTCATGAGCGGTTGAACTTGAATTAAATTAATGCCAATGGGTGTTCGGCTGGTTAGAGATACATTCCATTTGAACACTTGTATTTCAATATTAGAGGGAATATAAGGGGAATCATTTAAACAAGTAACTAAGATCTGCGTTGATCCGCTTACACCTGAAGAATTATAGATTAAACCCGTAGAATATGGCATAAGTCTCCCTCCTTTCCGCTCACCTCTTATTAACGAATTGTACTAATCTATTCTATGTTGATAGGTTACGAATGACGCGGCTGTCTTATCGTAAAAGAATTCTTTATTCTC from Paenibacillus polygoni encodes the following:
- a CDS encoding substrate-binding domain-containing protein, with protein sequence MNKNITMRDIANQLGVSSVTVSKALNDKEGVSEELKERIKQLASELGYRVNMAAKTMREGLTYNIGVIIPERFTGPDQSFYLRVYQEISKSLEATGYYGILHILSSSDEEGLLLPRIYYDRKVDGFIVLGQINKPYIEVIENIEQPKLFLDFYDEHSSIDSVVTDNFYGAYELTNYLIQQGHRDIAYVGNLYSTSSIQDRFLGYYKSLLEHHIHLEPKWIINDRDEQGTYIDIELPSPLPTAFVCNCDQVAYSVVQKLKLMGHRVPEDCSVVGFDNDIYATLTEPHLTTIDVNINQMAQTAVQSLLRQINHPDVRFGRLVVKGEIIYRDSVKSLNSAAAPE
- a CDS encoding sialidase family protein, producing the protein MPVVNITAGLGGTQFEPSIAVNTLNPNVLCVVAVDTSSGPTGTGFYRSIDGGLTWTTEILPQPAGYAGAEAPTIDYTFPQTFIVTVHVFNDLNDGTIISYTSFDDGETWSPPVFVKRGYGTIVHNDEPFISVDRSPGSPFRGNAYVGYTPLSASATAIFVQRSLDQGLNWEEPDRISDPRGFHDRAALAVGFSGQVYAGFILTGPINPIAFLRISYDGGVTYQPPVQRQSTFISSVVKAPSPLPVPNYNFRVQTNLSLGADISNGPYSGSVYSVWNDARNGYTDILFCKSPDGLLWTAPVSITGAPAGSQNFSPSITVSPYTGTIRVIYYTNRIDGFLLDVFVAESFDGGASFANRRVTTTSFNPNGISPIPTELIGDYITAATIAPDNLAAVWNATTLPTGKMDIYYGT